CCCGCTGCATACCTGGCTTCCGGACGCAATGGAAGGACCGACGCCGGTCTCCGCATTAATCCATGCTGCGACAATGGTAGCGGCAGGTGTGTATTTAGTGGCAGCGCTGTTCCCGCTGTTTACAGCAAGTGAAACAGCACTGATGACTGTTGCTGTAATTGGGGCATTCACAGCCATTTTTGCGGCAAGCATCGGCCTGGTCCAAAAGGATATAAAGCGGGTGCTCGCTTATTCAACCGTCAGCCAGCTTGGCTATATGATGCTGGCGCTCGGTTCTGCCGGATATGTAGCCGGTGTATTCCATTTAATGACACATGCCTTTTTCAAGGCCTTGCTGTTTCTTGCAGCCGGAAGTGTCATCCACGCGGTTCATACACAGAATATTGAACATATGGGCGGATTATGGAAAAAGCTGCGCGTGACTGGCCCTCTATTCCTGATTGGGACACTGGCGATCAGCGGGGTTCCATTATTTTCAGGGTTCTTCAGTAAAGATGAGATTTTAATTGCTGCCTGGGCGCATGGGAATACAGTACTGTTCTGGCTAGCGGTGATTGCTGCGTTCTTTACGGCATTTTATATGTTCCGTCTGTTTTTTATGGTTTTCGCTGGTGAAGCAAGAATCGATATGAAAAATGTTCACGAGTCGCCTAGTGTAATGACGCTGCCAATGGTGGTCCTAGGAGTGCTGGCTGTAGTGGCTGGATATGTGAATACGCCATGGTTTGGTACGTTTCTTGGTGATTGGCTCGTGGAAGATAACCATGCTCTGGGCCATGGCCATATTGAGGGACCTGCATGGATAATGATTGTCGCCACTGCTGTATCCCTGCTTGGAATTTTCCTTGCCTGGCTAATGTACGGCAAACGTTCGCTTGCCCGTGACTGGCTTACAAGCAGAATGCCGCTTTCATACAACGTTCTGTACAATAAATACTATATTGATGAACTCTATTCGCTGACAGTGGTGAATGGTGCGAAATTCATTAGCTCATTTCTGCGATTCCTGGAAGTGTTCCTGGTTGAGGGACTCGTGAAGAGCGTTACTGGAATCACGTCTGCACTCGGAAGACTGGGTTCTAAATTTCAAAATGGCCAGATTCAGACATACGGAACAGCAGCGTTTGTCGGGCTTGCTATTTTAGTTGTCATCTATGCGTTTACGGGGGTACTTAAAATGAACTTAGCGTATTTTCTATCCATTTTAGTTTTCTCCCCGCTCCTTGGTATTTTAGTATTATCATTCCTGCCGAAAACACAGGAAACATTGATCAAGACCGTAGGAGTTTTGGCTACCATTCCGGCACTGATATTGGCGCTGATAGCCTATTTTCAATACCGGGCAGGTGCAAGTCTGGAACAGCTGAATGAAAAAGTCAGCTGGATTCAGTTTGGAGATTCCGGCCAGCTGGGCAACCTTTTTTCCATTGATTATGAACTGGGGCTGGATGGATTTTCATTAATCATGGTTGTGCTCACTGCTGTGCTTTCTACACTGGCAGCTATTGCTTCTATTCATATTAAAAAAGAATGGAAGGGCTACTTCATGCTGTTCCTGCTGCTTGAAGTCGGCATGCTTGGTGTATTTGCGGCTGAAAACCTGATTCTTTTCTTTATTTTCTTTGAAATCACCTTGATTCCGACCTTCTTCCTGATCGGGAAATGGGGTTACTTTGAAAAGGAAAATGCCGCTTACAGCTTCCTGATCTATAACGGTCTCGGATCTGCTGTGCTGCTGATTGTCATTATGGTGCTGTTTGCCCGTACTGGCACAGCTAATATTGATGCTTTGATGGCCGCAATGAACGCGGATAATCCGCAGCTAGTTGCGCCAATCTCTGAAAATATGAAAATGGGCATGCTGATTGCGCTTTTAATTGCGTTTGGAGTGAAGCTTCCTATATTCCCGCTGCACAGCTGGATGGTAAGGGTGCACGTACAAGCTCCGCCATCAATCGTCATGCTGCATGCCGGAGTGCTTTTGAAAATTGGTGCCTTCGGTTTAATCCGCTTTGGTATGGGAATATTTCCTGAGCAATTCCAAAGTATTGCTGTATGGCTGGCTGTACTCGGAGTCGTGAATTTACTGTATGGAGCATTTCTGGCATTTGTTCAGACCGATTTTAAAATGGTGCTTGCCTACTCCTCTATTTCCCACATGGGAATCGTTTTAATCGGGTTAGGCGCATTAAATGAGGCAGGAATCCAGGGGGCGATTTTCCAGGTTGTTTCCCACGGTTTAATCGCAGCACTTTTATTCTTCCTTGTCGGTGTTTTTTATGAACGCGTTCAAACATCCAATATTCAAAATCTCGGCGGTTTGGCAAAAGGGATGCCGATTACAGCAGGCTTCCTGCTTGCAGGGGCTATGGCCTCACTTGGCCTGCCTGGCATGTCAGGGTTTGTAAGTGAATTTATGGCCTTCCTTGGCCTGTTTAAAGAAATGCCGATTCTTGCCGCAGTCGGTGCGATCGGAATCATTATGACAGCTGTTTACCTGCTTCGAGCGGTACTGGGCATCACATACGGCAAAGCGCTTAGAGATTTTGCCGGCGTAACGGATATGAAGAAGTTTGAGTTTGTGCCTGTCCTGGTCTTAGTCGGCTTAATTGTCCTGATTGGTGTTTATCCGAGTGTACTGAGCGAACCGCTGACATCAACACTTGAAACGATCATGCTGGGGATAGGAGGGTGATGAAGGATGGATCTCGAAACATTATTATCATATGAATGGGGCATTATGACGCCGGAGTTCATCATCCTTGGTGTTGCGACCGCTCTTTCACTAATGGATTTGTTTATGCCGAAATCACAAAGCCGTAAAATTCTCGGCTGGGTCGGCTTTGCCGGAATTCTGGCAGCACTTGTTTCTTTACTTGGCCTTATCGGACACGGCCCGGAATCCATTTTGCTTGATACATTCAGGCTTGATTCATTTGCAAAAGCTTTTAAGCTGCTGCTTTTGATCGGATCGGCAATGGTACTGCTGATTGCCATTGGCTATGAGCCAAATGAAGGATTGGAAGAGTTCAGGGGGAATTTTTCTATTTATTCATGGCTGCATTGCTTGGAGCGATGATCATGTCTTCAAGCGGAGACTTAATCACCCTGTTTGTGGGACTTGAGCTTCTTTCCATCTCGTCTTATATTCTGGCAGGCATGAGAAAAAGAAATCTGCATTCAAATGAATCTGCCATGAAATATGTGATAAATGGCAGTATCGCCACAGCAATCACTTTGTTTGGAATGAGTTATGTATACGGTTTAACTGGAACTACGAACTTAAAGGAAATGGCAGGATTTTTGACATCCGTCTATAACGAGCAGCATATTTACCTGCTTGGCCTTGCGTTCTTTATGATTGTGGTGGGGCTATCCTTCAAGTTGGCAGCAGCACCGTTCCATATGTGGGCGCCTGATGTGTACCAGGGCGCACCAACACCTGTAACAGCTTTTTTAAGTGTAGTTTCTAAAACAGCCGGGTTCATCATTATAATCCGCATCCTGTTCTCAATCTTTTCAAATGCACCATCCGGTGAGGCTCAGGGGCTGCCGATGATTCTTGCTCTCCAGGATTACATAGCCTTCCTGGCCGGCGCCACGATGATCATTGGGAACCTGATTGCGTTAAGACAGCGGAATATCAAGCGTTTGTTTGCCTATTCCAGTATCGCACAGGCTGGTTATCTGCTGGTCGTCATTGCGAGCATGTCATTGTTCATGTTTGATACACTCTGGTTTTATCTGGGAGCCTACTTATTCATGAACTTGGGTGCTTTTGCGATCATCCAGCATGTAACACATAAATCGGGCTCTGAAGATATCAGCCAATTTGCCGGCCTATACCGCCGCGCGCCGTTCCTGGCCATTGCCATGGCCATCTTCCTGCTCTCGCTTGCAGGAATTCCCGGAACAGCCGGTTTTATTGGCAAACTGAATATCTTTATGGGTGCATTAGTGCCGAGTGAAGGACATTATGTATTAGTATCGATTATGATTGCGACAACAGTTGTTTCATACTTCTATTACTTCGGCGTAATGGTGCAAATGTTCTTCAGGCCAGCAGGTGATACAGGGAAGGTTAAGATCCCAGCTGCATTAACAGCTGTTATCGGAATTAGCCTGGCAGCAACAATCCTATTTGGAGTTGCACCGAATATCGCATTTGACTTCCTGCAGGGCAATTTCAATCAGTTCACTGATTTCTTTCAGTAAGGTTAAAATCGCTTTATAGGATGGGGATTATAAAAAAGCTTTTACAAAAAGGGGACAAAAGGGGTATTAATAAGAGAGGGGGATTTTTCCCTTCTTTTTGTTTGCCCCTGTTTACACTTCGTGTTTTTTCGACAATTCGATATAATGGACATATAAACTGCGAAAAAGAAAGAAACTTAATTTTCAAAAAATATCCATTCGTGAAACTTACCTGGTAAGATAAACGTCAAATGGTATTGTAGCGCACAAAGCAGGTAAGCGACGTGGCAAATTGTTAAGGGAGGGAAGAAGATGGTATCAGGATTTGGGCAACAGGCACTTATCAGCATTATGTCTCATCTGGTGTTTATTGCGCTGGCCTGGTGGGCACTTCAGGCACTGCGGTTCGAAACGCTATTGCGGGCGAATCATGTTTTTCAGGCAAGGGTACTGTATGTTCTGCTTTCCATTGTGATTGGATCAGCCGTAAGCAATTTCTTTCTCGATTATCTTCTATGGTCCCAGCAGCTGCCGCTTATTCTGCAGAACATCACCTTTCTTTAGGAGATGCATTTGATGGCCATATTTTTTATAAATATAGGTCTTCATACATGTTTTCATTTTGATAATTATTGAGTAAAATCTTTTTGTTGCTTGTTTTCCTGCATACATACTAGTTTGTGAAATGGTTTTCAAAGTATGCAAAAAAGGGCAGGAATAGCATCGGAGTTAACAGTGATTTTGCTGCCTTTTCAGTTTGTCAAAAAGTGACGACAATTCCCAAGTATGCTCTCTCTATCCTTGGTAACAATGGTACTAAGGGGAGGAGTTTAGAGATGAAAAAATTATTCATGACATTATCCATTATTGCCATTATTGGTTTCATGATGATAAACATTGGGAATAAGACGACTGTAGCCAAAGGGGAGCTTGACCTGTTAACGATGGCCTCGGTTTTACAGGGCGAGAATATTTTAATCAAGAATTGGACTTTGCATGCGAGAGAAAAAATGGAAAACCTTCAAACCCTTCAGGAAGTGAAAGCATTCACCGATGAATTGCAGTCGAAATATCCTGATTGGGAATGGAGCTTTCAAAGATCAGAAAAGGCTTGGGAAGCAGAAGCTATTATTATGAAAACAGATACTCAGTCAGAAGCAGTAAAAGTTTTATCGACCCCCACAAAAGGTCAAGTTCAGACGTATGTGATTTATGAGGCCAAAGGTCAGGGGTGGAAGAAAGAACAAAGCGAACTGGCTGCAGAACTGAAAAGTAAGATTTCTGACATTTTTCGAGGAAATGCCACAATTTTCTCTTGTATCCAGGGTGAATTCAATGATAAGATGAATAAGTCTTTGCCTGATACTGCAGCTCAATTGCTGGCAGCTTTTAATGCAACAGAAATAGAAGCACTAAAAGAAGACCAATTTATTTCAGCATCAGCAAATTCACCGCTCTTTGGTGAATCCATTGAGACAAATGGCAATAAAATGAACATGCAGCTTGGATTACGGACACAAGGAATGGGCGCCAAGACAAACATAGTTATTGGCACACCCATCATTACGATTGAATATTAATATAGAGAAATTGGACGCGGAGGGGAATACACTTTGGATAAAATCATCGTCCGCGGCGGAAATAGGTTAAGCGGTACTGTCAAAGTAGAAGGAGCAAAAAACGCTGTCTTACCGGTTATCGCCGCAACACTGTTAGCAAGTGATGGCAAAAGCGTAATTCGTGATGTCCCAACACTCTCCGATGTATATACTATTAATGAAGTATTACGCTATTTAAACGCCGAAGTGGAGTTTGAAAATAATACAGTAACAGTAAATGCATCTCGAGAGTTGAAGGTAGAAGCACCTTTTGAATATGTACGCAAAATGCGTGCTTCAGTTTTAGTCATGGGATCTTTATTAGCAAGAAATGGCCGTGCCCGTGTGGCATTGCCAGGGGGCTGCGCAATTGGTTCCCGCCCGATCGATCAGCATTTAAAAGGCTTTGAAGCGATGGGTGCGAAAGTAAAGGTTGGTAATGGCTTTATTGAAGCGGAAGCACCAGAAGGCCGCTTGCATGGAGCAAAAATATATCTCGATTTCCCTAGTGTTGGTGCTACGGAAAACATTATGATGGCTGCAACATTAGCCAAAGGCACAACGATTTTGGAAAACGTAGCAAAGGAACCGGAAATTGTTGACTTAGCTAACTTCCTGAATAAAATGGGTGCCAAGGTTAAAGGGGCAGGAACTGGCACGATCCGCATTGAAGGCGTGGACGTACTGTTTGGTGCAGAGCACAACATCATTCCTGACCGCATTGAAGCAGGTACATTCATGGTAGCAGCTGCCATAACAGGCGGAGACGTTCTTGTAAAGGGTGCTGTTCCTGAGCATTCCGCTTCTTTGATCGCCAAGATGGAAGAAATGGGTGTTACCTTCATCGAAGAAGCTGAAGGAATTCGTGTACTGGGTCCAGATAAATTAAAGGCAGCTGATATTAAAACAATGCCTCACCCTGGCTTCCCGACAGACATGCAATCACAGATGATGGCCCTATTGCTTCATGCTCAGGGTACAAGTGTGATCACGGAAACTGTATTCGAAAACCGATTCATGCATGTGGAGGAATTCCGCCGCATGAACGCTGATATTAAAATTGAAGGCCGTTCTGTCATTATGAACGGACCAAGCAATCTGCAGGGTGCAGAAGTAGCTGCTACAGATCTTCGTGCAGCCGCTGCGTTGATCCTGACTGGATTGGTGGCAGATGGCGTAACACGCGTAACAGAGCTGAAGCATCTTGACCGCGGATACGTGAATTTCCACGAAAAGCTTGCTGCACTCGGTGCAGATATCGAACGTGTGACAGAAGTGGAAGAAACACCTGTTAATAACAGCATTGTTTCTGACATGAACGCGTAAGTAATGCCAATCAAGGCGGCCACCTGCAAGTCGTCAAAATAGTCGCCTTGCGCGCATTCCAAACTGAAACCGCAGAATCGAGCTGTCAGAGGACTGACAAATCGATTCTGCGGTTTTTAATTTCTGATATTAATAACATTTGAACGTTGATTACTGCTCCAGCCCTCTCCGAGAGGCTCGACTTGTGCTTGTCGGGGGTGAGCACCTAAGGGAAGCTTCCTTGGGTGTTCTTCGCACGGAACAAGCGGCTTGTTCCGAAGGCGCTTGCGCTTTTCTTATTGGCCGACTAGTAAGAAGTATTCATGGATAATTTTGAATATTTATACTAATATAATAGAAAAAGATGGGATATAGTGAACAGCTAATGAAGATATCATGAAAAAATTCCTAAAGGTTTCATTGAAGGTGAAAATTCTGGGATTGGTCCTCATGC
This window of the Cytobacillus pseudoceanisediminis genome carries:
- the nuoL gene encoding NADH-quinone oxidoreductase subunit L, whose product is MMENAWIIPLFPLLSFLFLILFGKRLKEASAYIGILFTLASLVYSILVLFDRFSAPTFKAEGVWLTIGDVQLTAGFEVNQLNALMLVIVSLVSFLVHTYSKGYMQGDDRFPVFYAYLGLFTFAMLGLVISPNLLQTYFFWELVGLGSFLLIGFYFYKEEAKAAAKKAFIMTRIGDVGLLIGMILLFWQAGSFEYDEIFAAVEAGAISGTMITLTAILIFVGAVGKSGQFPLHTWLPDAMEGPTPVSALIHAATMVAAGVYLVAALFPLFTASETALMTVAVIGAFTAIFAASIGLVQKDIKRVLAYSTVSQLGYMMLALGSAGYVAGVFHLMTHAFFKALLFLAAGSVIHAVHTQNIEHMGGLWKKLRVTGPLFLIGTLAISGVPLFSGFFSKDEILIAAWAHGNTVLFWLAVIAAFFTAFYMFRLFFMVFAGEARIDMKNVHESPSVMTLPMVVLGVLAVVAGYVNTPWFGTFLGDWLVEDNHALGHGHIEGPAWIMIVATAVSLLGIFLAWLMYGKRSLARDWLTSRMPLSYNVLYNKYYIDELYSLTVVNGAKFISSFLRFLEVFLVEGLVKSVTGITSALGRLGSKFQNGQIQTYGTAAFVGLAILVVIYAFTGVLKMNLAYFLSILVFSPLLGILVLSFLPKTQETLIKTVGVLATIPALILALIAYFQYRAGASLEQLNEKVSWIQFGDSGQLGNLFSIDYELGLDGFSLIMVVLTAVLSTLAAIASIHIKKEWKGYFMLFLLLEVGMLGVFAAENLILFFIFFEITLIPTFFLIGKWGYFEKENAAYSFLIYNGLGSAVLLIVIMVLFARTGTANIDALMAAMNADNPQLVAPISENMKMGMLIALLIAFGVKLPIFPLHSWMVRVHVQAPPSIVMLHAGVLLKIGAFGLIRFGMGIFPEQFQSIAVWLAVLGVVNLLYGAFLAFVQTDFKMVLAYSSISHMGIVLIGLGALNEAGIQGAIFQVVSHGLIAALLFFLVGVFYERVQTSNIQNLGGLAKGMPITAGFLLAGAMASLGLPGMSGFVSEFMAFLGLFKEMPILAAVGAIGIIMTAVYLLRAVLGITYGKALRDFAGVTDMKKFEFVPVLVLVGLIVLIGVYPSVLSEPLTSTLETIMLGIGG
- a CDS encoding DUF1146 family protein translates to MVSGFGQQALISIMSHLVFIALAWWALQALRFETLLRANHVFQARVLYVLLSIVIGSAVSNFFLDYLLWSQQLPLILQNITFL
- a CDS encoding YwmB family TATA-box binding protein produces the protein MKKLFMTLSIIAIIGFMMINIGNKTTVAKGELDLLTMASVLQGENILIKNWTLHAREKMENLQTLQEVKAFTDELQSKYPDWEWSFQRSEKAWEAEAIIMKTDTQSEAVKVLSTPTKGQVQTYVIYEAKGQGWKKEQSELAAELKSKISDIFRGNATIFSCIQGEFNDKMNKSLPDTAAQLLAAFNATEIEALKEDQFISASANSPLFGESIETNGNKMNMQLGLRTQGMGAKTNIVIGTPIITIEY
- the murA gene encoding UDP-N-acetylglucosamine 1-carboxyvinyltransferase, which codes for MDKIIVRGGNRLSGTVKVEGAKNAVLPVIAATLLASDGKSVIRDVPTLSDVYTINEVLRYLNAEVEFENNTVTVNASRELKVEAPFEYVRKMRASVLVMGSLLARNGRARVALPGGCAIGSRPIDQHLKGFEAMGAKVKVGNGFIEAEAPEGRLHGAKIYLDFPSVGATENIMMAATLAKGTTILENVAKEPEIVDLANFLNKMGAKVKGAGTGTIRIEGVDVLFGAEHNIIPDRIEAGTFMVAAAITGGDVLVKGAVPEHSASLIAKMEEMGVTFIEEAEGIRVLGPDKLKAADIKTMPHPGFPTDMQSQMMALLLHAQGTSVITETVFENRFMHVEEFRRMNADIKIEGRSVIMNGPSNLQGAEVAATDLRAAAALILTGLVADGVTRVTELKHLDRGYVNFHEKLAALGADIERVTEVEETPVNNSIVSDMNA